A genomic stretch from Bacillus sp. N1-1 includes:
- a CDS encoding urease accessory protein UreE, producing the protein MIISEIKGNIHEEKGALPHVERVYLRSDELVKRIQRVKTDHGKELGIKLSIPKDLVDGDILYRTGENMIVVSVLEDEVIVIQPDSLKQMGEIAHMLGNRHLPAQFEGDEMIVQHDYLVIRLLTEMNVAHFIEKRKMKEAFKYIGHD; encoded by the coding sequence ATGATCATTAGTGAAATCAAGGGGAACATTCATGAAGAAAAAGGAGCTTTGCCACACGTAGAAAGAGTATATCTTCGTAGTGATGAGCTTGTGAAACGAATTCAGCGCGTGAAAACAGATCATGGGAAAGAGCTTGGTATTAAGTTATCCATACCAAAAGATTTGGTGGATGGCGACATTCTTTATCGAACAGGAGAAAATATGATTGTGGTCAGCGTCCTCGAGGATGAAGTGATTGTGATTCAGCCTGATTCCTTAAAACAAATGGGGGAAATTGCGCATATGCTTGGGAACCGGCATTTGCCAGCTCAATTTGAAGGGGATGAAATGATTGTACAGCATGATTACCTGGTTATCCGATTGTTAACTGAGATGAACGTTGCTCATTTTATTGAGAAAAGAAAAATGAAAGAAGCGTTTAAATACATTGGGCATGACTAA
- the guaA gene encoding glutamine-hydrolyzing GMP synthase, which translates to MLEEQESIIVLDFGGQYNQLIARRIRDLGVFSELHPNTITAEEVKKINPKGIIFSGGPNSVYGEDAPRCDEEIFELGIPVLGICYGMQLMTHHFGGSVEAATHREYGKAMLTINDKSPLYDGLPEEQSVWMSHGDLVKAPPEGFEVAATNPSCPVAAMSDVSRHLYGVQFHPEVRHTEYGNELLKNFVYKVCECKGEWSMENFIDEQIDTIREAVGNKKVLCALSGGVDSSVVAALIHRAIGDQLTCMFVDHGLLRKGEADSVMKTFGEGFEMNLIKIDAADRFLTKLKGVTDPEKKRKIIGNEFIYVFEEESEKLEDMSFLAQGTLYTDIVESGTATAQTIKSHHNVGGLPEDMKLDLIEPLNMLFKDEVRKVGTELGLPDEIVWRQPFPGPGLGIRVIGEITEEKLKVVRDSDAILREEIKKAGLDRDIWQYFTALPDFRSVGVMGDARTYDYTIGVRAVTSIDGMTSDWARIPFEILEIISTRIVNEVDHVNRVVYDITSKPPATIEWE; encoded by the coding sequence ATGTTAGAAGAACAGGAATCCATTATTGTCCTTGATTTTGGTGGGCAGTACAACCAACTAATTGCGAGACGTATTCGTGATCTTGGCGTGTTTAGTGAATTGCATCCGAACACGATTACAGCTGAAGAAGTTAAGAAGATTAATCCAAAAGGAATTATCTTCTCAGGTGGTCCGAACAGTGTTTATGGTGAAGACGCACCGCGCTGTGATGAAGAAATTTTCGAACTTGGTATTCCGGTTCTTGGAATCTGTTATGGTATGCAGCTGATGACGCATCATTTTGGTGGAAGTGTAGAAGCAGCAACACATCGTGAGTATGGTAAGGCTATGCTAACCATTAATGATAAATCTCCTTTATATGATGGTCTTCCTGAAGAACAATCTGTTTGGATGAGTCATGGAGATCTAGTGAAAGCTCCACCAGAAGGATTTGAAGTAGCGGCAACGAACCCATCATGTCCAGTAGCAGCTATGAGTGATGTTTCTCGTCATCTTTATGGTGTTCAATTCCACCCTGAAGTTCGTCATACAGAGTACGGAAATGAATTGCTAAAGAATTTCGTTTACAAGGTATGTGAATGCAAAGGTGAATGGTCAATGGAGAACTTCATTGATGAGCAAATCGATACAATCCGTGAAGCGGTTGGAAATAAAAAGGTTCTTTGTGCGCTTAGTGGAGGAGTCGATTCTTCTGTAGTAGCGGCGTTAATTCACCGAGCGATTGGTGACCAGCTAACATGTATGTTTGTTGATCATGGTCTTCTTCGTAAGGGTGAGGCAGACAGCGTCATGAAAACATTTGGTGAAGGGTTTGAAATGAACCTGATCAAAATTGACGCAGCCGACCGTTTTCTTACAAAGCTTAAAGGCGTAACGGATCCAGAGAAAAAGCGTAAAATCATTGGAAACGAGTTTATCTATGTGTTTGAAGAAGAGTCTGAAAAGCTTGAGGATATGTCATTCCTAGCTCAAGGAACGCTTTACACAGATATCGTTGAAAGTGGAACGGCTACTGCTCAAACAATTAAGTCTCACCACAACGTAGGCGGCCTTCCTGAAGACATGAAGCTTGATTTAATTGAACCGTTGAACATGCTGTTTAAAGATGAGGTACGTAAAGTAGGAACTGAGCTTGGTCTTCCAGATGAAATCGTTTGGAGACAGCCATTCCCTGGCCCTGGTCTTGGAATTCGTGTGATTGGCGAAATAACGGAAGAAAAGCTTAAAGTCGTTCGCGACTCTGATGCCATCCTTCGAGAAGAAATTAAAAAAGCAGGACTTGATCGTGATATCTGGCAATACTTCACAGCCCTTCCTGATTTCCGAAGTGTAGGTGTGATGGGAGATGCAAGAACATATGATTACACAATCGGTGTTCGTGCGGTAACATCTATTGATGGAATGACCTCAGACTGGGCTCGCATTCCATTTGAAATTCTTGAAATTATATCTACGAGAATCGTCAATGAAGTTGATCATGTTAACCGAGTGGTGTATGACATTACTTCTAAGCCACCAGCTACAATTGAGTGGGAATAA
- a CDS encoding urease subunit beta, with the protein MVPGEYKLKSTTIVCNEDRETTEIEVKNVGDRPVQIGSHFHFYEVNEALTFDRDRAFGMHLDIAAGTAVRFEPGDAKEVTLVGFSGNRKVFGLNNRTNGSLDREVNR; encoded by the coding sequence TTGGTTCCAGGTGAATACAAGTTAAAGTCAACTACAATCGTTTGTAATGAAGATAGGGAAACTACTGAGATCGAAGTGAAAAACGTTGGTGATCGGCCTGTTCAAATTGGATCTCATTTTCATTTTTATGAAGTAAATGAAGCGTTAACGTTTGATCGTGATCGTGCTTTTGGCATGCATTTAGATATTGCCGCAGGTACCGCTGTTCGGTTTGAGCCAGGTGATGCGAAAGAAGTTACATTAGTTGGATTTTCAGGTAATCGAAAGGTGTTCGGACTTAATAATAGAACAAACGGCTCGCTAGATAGAGAGGTGAATCGATGA
- a CDS encoding helix-turn-helix domain-containing protein: protein MNKSSLCPRFEKAMSLLSQRWTGLIIHQLLEGPQRFCTVETSISISGRVLSERLKDLEQQGIVIRNVFPETPVRIEYSLSDKGYALAPVLQEIENWAEHWVEIDDTGKAK from the coding sequence ATGAATAAATCTTCTCTATGTCCTAGATTTGAAAAAGCGATGTCCCTTTTGAGTCAGCGGTGGACAGGCCTGATTATTCATCAACTTTTGGAAGGACCTCAGCGATTTTGCACCGTGGAAACCTCCATTTCCATTAGTGGTCGTGTACTCTCTGAGAGGTTAAAGGATCTTGAGCAACAGGGGATCGTTATACGAAATGTATTTCCTGAGACACCCGTTCGGATAGAATACTCTTTAAGCGATAAAGGGTACGCACTCGCTCCAGTTTTACAAGAGATTGAAAACTGGGCAGAGCACTGGGTAGAAATTGATGATACTGGTAAGGCAAAATAG
- a CDS encoding urease accessory protein UreF, with the protein MTNALFPMLQMSDSQFPSGAFSHSFGIETYISNGIVHDSASFQHVLELFLANQLVYTDGLACRFAYEWLEAGSVKELWELDQSLYALGMARETREGNRRIGDRLVKVVSTLYPSSIFDQYLIELKRKNSFGHGALVFAIVSHQLGIDIETAVSCYGFATASSLVQNAVRGVPLGQTDGQKILVNIQPLLTNSVEKIMMLDESDFGVGAPGLEIAQMQHETINVRLFMS; encoded by the coding sequence ATGACTAATGCGCTTTTTCCAATGCTGCAAATGAGCGACTCGCAATTTCCATCAGGTGCTTTCTCTCATTCTTTTGGAATCGAAACGTATATTTCGAACGGCATCGTTCATGATTCCGCTTCCTTTCAACATGTGCTAGAACTGTTTCTAGCTAATCAACTTGTCTATACGGATGGACTAGCCTGTCGCTTTGCCTATGAGTGGTTAGAGGCGGGAAGCGTTAAGGAACTTTGGGAACTCGATCAATCACTATATGCGCTTGGAATGGCTCGAGAAACGAGGGAAGGAAACAGGAGAATTGGGGATCGTCTCGTTAAAGTCGTTTCAACACTTTATCCCAGTTCGATTTTTGATCAGTATCTCATTGAATTGAAAAGGAAAAATTCATTTGGACATGGTGCTCTCGTATTTGCCATAGTCTCTCATCAACTTGGCATCGATATAGAAACAGCGGTTTCATGTTATGGATTTGCGACTGCTTCGTCACTTGTTCAAAATGCCGTGCGAGGTGTTCCGCTTGGGCAAACTGATGGACAGAAAATCCTTGTAAACATCCAGCCGTTATTAACGAATAGCGTAGAAAAAATAATGATGCTTGATGAGAGTGACTTTGGGGTCGGAGCACCAGGTCTTGAAATCGCACAAATGCAGCATGAGACCATTAATGTCCGCTTATTTATGAGCTAA
- a CDS encoding VOC family protein: MNYHSDSVPHTSEIHLFVSDLSRSINFYEKIIGFEVLYKASDRAVFTTNGETPLLTIEQTNLKRDFPSTGLYHFALLVPERKDLANVLKHLLSTGYPLQGASDHAVSEAIYLGDPDGNGIEIYVDRPSKQWNWEEDQVVMTTNALNAEELMKEATSGVFEGLPENTILGHVHLQVSDLKEAKDFYQNGLGLKIVSQLGHHAVFASYGGYHHHIGLNTWQSANALPSKEGSTGLKWFSLVFTSELERSKCVEQVKKFSNVWRKDDDYYTNDPSGNRIRLSLKK, translated from the coding sequence ATGAATTATCATTCAGACTCTGTTCCACACACTAGTGAAATTCATTTATTTGTGAGTGACTTAAGTAGATCAATAAATTTTTATGAAAAAATAATCGGTTTCGAAGTACTTTATAAAGCTAGTGATCGTGCCGTATTCACTACGAATGGTGAGACACCACTGCTTACAATTGAACAAACAAACTTAAAAAGAGACTTTCCTTCGACTGGCTTGTATCATTTTGCTCTTCTTGTTCCTGAACGTAAGGATCTTGCGAATGTACTAAAGCATTTATTAAGTACAGGATATCCGCTTCAGGGGGCTTCTGATCATGCTGTTAGTGAGGCAATTTACTTAGGAGATCCTGATGGAAATGGGATTGAAATTTATGTAGATCGACCTTCTAAACAGTGGAACTGGGAGGAAGATCAAGTAGTGATGACAACAAATGCATTGAATGCTGAAGAATTAATGAAGGAAGCGACGTCAGGAGTTTTTGAAGGACTTCCTGAGAATACCATTCTTGGACACGTTCACCTTCAAGTTTCTGATCTAAAAGAAGCTAAAGACTTCTATCAAAATGGTTTAGGTCTTAAGATTGTAAGTCAGTTAGGTCATCATGCGGTATTCGCATCGTATGGAGGCTATCATCATCATATTGGATTGAATACTTGGCAAAGCGCTAATGCTCTGCCCTCCAAAGAAGGAAGCACTGGTCTTAAGTGGTTTTCGCTTGTTTTTACAAGTGAGTTAGAAAGAAGTAAATGCGTAGAGCAAGTGAAAAAATTCAGCAACGTATGGCGAAAGGATGATGATTACTATACAAATGATCCTTCAGGGAATAGGATCCGTCTTAGTTTGAAAAAATAA
- a CDS encoding NCS2 family permease has translation MDRFFRFQDHNTTYRKETIAGLTTFLSMAYILFVNPAVLADAGMDQGAVFTATALAAALGTLIMGVLAGYPIALAPGMGLNAFFTYSVVTVMGVPWETALAGVLVSGIIFIIITIFKIREMIINAIPMELKYAAASGIGLFIAFIGLQSAGIVQNNDSTLVQLGNLLAGPTLLAVFGLIITVILMVRNVTGGIFYGMVITAIVGMIFNQVPIPDGIVGSVPSLEPTFGVAFGHLGDLLTIDMLVVVLTFLFVDFFDTAGTLIAVATQAGIMKDNKLPRAGKALFADSSATVLGAVLGTSTTTAYIESSSGVAAGGRTGFTSVVTAGFFLLALFFSPLLAVVTPSVTAPVLIIVGVLMVSVLGNIEWKRFEIAVPAFLTIIAMPLTYSIATGIALGFVMYPITMVVKGEGKNIHPIMYGLFFVFIAYFVFLA, from the coding sequence ATGGATCGTTTTTTTCGCTTTCAAGATCATAATACAACATATAGAAAAGAAACAATTGCAGGATTAACGACGTTCTTATCAATGGCTTACATTCTATTCGTTAACCCGGCGGTATTGGCTGACGCAGGAATGGATCAAGGCGCCGTGTTTACCGCTACAGCTCTTGCTGCAGCTCTTGGTACATTAATTATGGGTGTGTTAGCTGGATATCCGATTGCACTCGCACCAGGGATGGGCTTGAATGCATTTTTCACCTACTCGGTTGTTACAGTTATGGGCGTACCATGGGAAACGGCCCTTGCCGGGGTACTTGTTTCAGGAATTATCTTTATTATTATTACTATTTTTAAAATCAGAGAAATGATTATTAACGCCATTCCAATGGAATTAAAATACGCAGCCGCGAGTGGAATTGGACTCTTTATTGCATTTATCGGTCTACAAAGTGCAGGAATCGTTCAAAACAACGATTCTACCCTTGTACAGCTAGGGAATCTTCTTGCGGGACCAACGTTGCTTGCTGTATTCGGATTAATTATCACGGTTATTCTAATGGTCCGTAACGTTACGGGCGGTATTTTCTACGGAATGGTGATTACAGCGATCGTAGGAATGATCTTTAATCAGGTACCGATACCGGATGGCATCGTGGGAAGTGTACCAAGTCTTGAACCAACGTTCGGCGTTGCTTTTGGTCACCTTGGTGATTTGCTTACGATTGACATGCTTGTCGTCGTTTTAACCTTCTTATTCGTTGATTTCTTTGATACGGCAGGTACTTTAATTGCTGTAGCAACGCAAGCTGGGATAATGAAAGACAATAAACTCCCAAGAGCGGGAAAAGCTTTATTTGCAGATTCATCTGCAACAGTTCTTGGCGCTGTACTTGGAACGTCAACAACGACTGCCTACATTGAATCATCATCAGGAGTAGCGGCTGGAGGACGAACTGGCTTTACTTCGGTCGTAACAGCAGGGTTTTTCTTGCTAGCATTATTCTTCTCTCCATTATTAGCAGTCGTGACTCCTTCGGTTACAGCACCAGTGTTGATTATCGTAGGTGTCCTGATGGTGAGCGTACTAGGTAACATTGAGTGGAAACGATTTGAGATTGCAGTTCCCGCGTTTCTAACTATTATTGCGATGCCGCTAACTTATAGCATCGCAACAGGAATTGCGCTTGGATTCGTCATGTATCCGATCACGATGGTTGTAAAAGGGGAAGGAAAGAACATTCATCCAATAATGTACGGACTGTTCTTCGTTTTTATCGCCTATTTTGTATTTTTAGCATAG
- a CDS encoding urease subunit gamma yields the protein MKLMAREQEKLMIVVAADLARRRQARGLKLNYPEAIAIITYEVLEGARDGKLVAELMQYGRKILSREDVMEGVPEMISDIQVEATFQDGTKLVTVHDPII from the coding sequence TTGAAGCTAATGGCGAGAGAGCAGGAGAAATTAATGATTGTCGTGGCGGCAGATTTGGCGAGAAGGCGGCAGGCTAGAGGGTTGAAGCTTAATTATCCGGAAGCGATTGCGATTATTACATATGAAGTGCTTGAAGGGGCAAGAGATGGAAAGCTTGTCGCAGAATTGATGCAGTATGGGAGAAAAATCCTGAGTAGAGAAGATGTAATGGAAGGTGTCCCGGAAATGATTTCAGATATACAGGTGGAGGCTACCTTTCAGGATGGTACCAAATTAGTAACTGTGCATGATCCAATTATATGA
- a CDS encoding sulfite exporter TauE/SafE family protein has protein sequence MDASLVTILVIGFVLGIKHAIEPDHVIAVSTIASKTRSLWKSSLAGVYWGIGHTTTLFLVGMLLFVFNATITDKWAMSLEMLVGFMLVFLGIKTFLTKSVNKGVKGNRSYIQSGIIGFVHGLAGSAVMVLLTMSTVESLWQGAIYILVFGVGTCVGMLGFTTILGIPFVATRKQVTLNHRLTQLTGVLSIGFGFYYIYRIGVTDGLFSFL, from the coding sequence ATGGACGCTAGTTTAGTAACAATCTTAGTTATTGGATTTGTACTTGGGATCAAACATGCCATTGAACCGGATCATGTGATTGCTGTTTCAACCATTGCGAGTAAAACGCGTAGTTTGTGGAAATCTTCGTTAGCTGGCGTTTATTGGGGAATTGGGCATACAACAACGCTCTTTCTAGTAGGGATGCTTCTTTTTGTATTTAATGCAACCATCACAGATAAATGGGCGATGTCGCTTGAGATGCTTGTTGGATTTATGCTCGTGTTTCTTGGGATTAAAACTTTTCTAACAAAATCAGTTAATAAGGGAGTAAAAGGTAATCGCAGCTATATCCAATCAGGAATAATCGGATTTGTTCACGGGTTAGCTGGAAGTGCTGTAATGGTTCTTTTGACAATGAGTACGGTTGAGTCGTTGTGGCAGGGGGCTATTTATATTCTCGTTTTTGGTGTCGGGACTTGTGTCGGCATGCTAGGATTCACAACCATTCTTGGCATTCCGTTCGTCGCTACAAGAAAACAGGTAACGTTAAACCACAGACTAACTCAGCTAACAGGAGTTCTCTCAATTGGATTTGGGTTTTATTATATTTATCGTATTGGTGTAACAGATGGGTTATTTAGCTTTCTCTAG
- a CDS encoding nitroreductase family protein → MDRIFGSTKNETNTDKKGFYEAVKARRSIYGIGKERVISDEKLQEVIEYAVKHTPSAFNSQSARVLVLLDENHNKLWNEITKETLRAIVPADQFEATEGRMNGFASGYGTVLFFEDQDVIKGLQEKLPTFADNFPKWSQHSSGMLQFVIWTAIEKEGLGASLQHYNPLIDDQVKEEWNVPSSWELIAQMPFGNPTAPPGEKEFQPVDERVIFHK, encoded by the coding sequence ATGGATAGAATTTTTGGTTCAACGAAAAATGAGACAAATACAGATAAGAAGGGGTTCTACGAGGCAGTAAAAGCAAGAAGGTCTATTTACGGGATTGGAAAAGAACGCGTCATTTCCGATGAAAAACTGCAAGAGGTGATTGAATATGCAGTTAAACACACGCCTTCAGCTTTCAATTCCCAAAGCGCAAGGGTACTTGTTCTTCTAGATGAGAACCACAATAAACTCTGGAATGAAATTACGAAAGAGACGCTTCGAGCCATTGTTCCTGCAGATCAGTTTGAGGCGACTGAAGGCCGTATGAACGGATTCGCAAGTGGGTATGGTACGGTTCTTTTCTTTGAAGATCAAGATGTCATTAAGGGGCTTCAAGAAAAGCTGCCAACATTTGCTGACAACTTTCCGAAGTGGTCACAGCATTCTTCTGGTATGCTTCAGTTTGTCATCTGGACAGCGATAGAAAAAGAAGGCCTGGGTGCTTCTCTTCAGCATTACAATCCATTAATTGACGATCAAGTAAAGGAAGAATGGAATGTACCTTCTAGCTGGGAACTTATTGCACAGATGCCTTTTGGCAATCCAACGGCACCTCCAGGAGAGAAAGAATTTCAGCCAGTAGACGAACGAGTGATTTTTCATAAGTAA
- a CDS encoding urease accessory protein UreD — MTYTGYLELEASERYGKSVLSDAYYNGVFKISRPTYTEEGLPLVQLIHVGGGYVDGDTYFTQINVKKNAKLAVTTQASTKVYKTPNKQVEQRIVYKLDEQSELHIKQDPLIAYRDARFLQETDVYMDKSAVFFLTDIVTPGWSKEGDLFPYTLVSSKVKVYQNDKLTVYDHLRLKPQDDVSKLFYLEGNTHIGSLFFIHPNVTDEWIEELRKHLSSFDEVHYGVSLLAVPGCCFRILAKRTSLIEKVFGAIEAFIHRTIDNQGAISWRK, encoded by the coding sequence GTGACTTATACAGGTTACCTTGAGCTAGAAGCATCTGAGAGGTACGGAAAATCAGTTCTTTCAGATGCTTACTATAACGGTGTGTTTAAAATCTCACGCCCTACATACACAGAGGAGGGTCTCCCCCTTGTCCAGCTTATCCACGTAGGTGGTGGCTATGTCGATGGCGATACATATTTCACGCAAATTAATGTGAAGAAGAATGCGAAGTTGGCGGTGACGACTCAGGCTTCCACCAAGGTTTATAAAACGCCAAACAAGCAAGTCGAGCAGAGAATCGTCTATAAGTTAGATGAGCAAAGCGAATTACATATCAAGCAAGATCCGCTCATTGCTTATCGGGATGCGCGTTTTTTACAGGAAACGGACGTCTATATGGATAAGAGCGCCGTCTTTTTTTTAACCGATATTGTGACGCCTGGCTGGTCAAAGGAGGGTGACCTATTCCCATACACGCTTGTGTCATCAAAGGTAAAAGTCTATCAAAATGATAAACTGACAGTCTATGATCACTTGCGTTTAAAACCTCAGGATGACGTTAGTAAGCTTTTTTATTTAGAGGGGAATACACATATCGGATCGCTGTTTTTTATCCATCCGAATGTGACAGATGAATGGATCGAGGAGTTACGAAAACACCTTTCTTCTTTTGATGAAGTGCATTACGGTGTTTCATTATTAGCGGTTCCTGGGTGCTGTTTCAGAATACTTGCGAAGCGGACATCTTTAATTGAGAAAGTATTTGGTGCGATTGAGGCGTTCATTCATCGTACGATTGACAATCAAGGTGCGATATCCTGGCGCAAATAG
- the ureG gene encoding urease accessory protein UreG: protein MSEPIRIGIGGPVGAGKTLLVDRLTRAMKNELSMAVITNDIYTKEDAMFLNKNGILPSDRIIGVETGGCPHTAIREDASMNFAAIDELNERHEDLDLIFVESGGDNLAATFSPELVDFSIYIIDVAQGEKIPRKGGQGMIKSDLFIINKTDLAPYVGANLDVMREDTLKSRGDRPFFFTNLKDETGVSDVVKWLKEQAFFVGLEQ from the coding sequence ATGAGTGAACCAATTCGAATTGGCATCGGAGGTCCAGTTGGTGCAGGTAAAACATTATTAGTGGATCGATTAACCCGGGCAATGAAGAATGAATTAAGTATGGCAGTTATCACAAATGATATTTATACAAAAGAAGATGCGATGTTTTTAAACAAAAATGGGATTTTACCTTCTGATCGAATTATTGGAGTAGAGACAGGAGGGTGTCCGCATACGGCGATTCGCGAGGATGCTTCGATGAACTTTGCTGCCATTGATGAACTAAACGAGCGTCATGAAGATCTTGATCTCATTTTTGTAGAAAGCGGTGGGGATAACCTTGCTGCTACGTTTAGTCCAGAGCTTGTTGATTTCTCTATTTACATTATTGATGTTGCGCAAGGGGAGAAAATTCCACGCAAAGGTGGACAAGGGATGATTAAATCAGATTTGTTTATCATTAATAAGACAGATCTCGCCCCATATGTAGGAGCGAACCTTGATGTGATGCGTGAAGATACGTTGAAATCTAGAGGAGACAGACCGTTTTTCTTTACGAATTTAAAAGACGAGACTGGTGTAAGTGATGTTGTGAAATGGTTAAAAGAACAGGCGTTTTTTGTAGGACTTGAGCAGTGA
- the ureC gene encoding urease subunit alpha — MSFELSRKAYSDMFGPTVGDQVRLADTELFIEVERDETTYGDEVKFGGGKVIRDGMGQHPLATRAESVDLVVTNALIVDYTGIYKADIGVKDGRIISIGKAGNPYLMDNIDIVIGASTEVIAAEGMIVTAGGIDSHIHFICPQLIETAIESGITTMLGGGTGPATGTNATTCTPGEWNIHRMLEAAEAFPVNLGFLGKGNASGQEGLKEQIEAGAIGLKLHEDWGTTAASIDTALTVADQYDVQVAIHTDTLNEGGFVEDTLNAIDGRVIHTYHTEGAGGGHAPDIIKAASYEHILPSSTNPTRPFTTNTIAEHLDMLMVCHHLDSSVPEDVAFADSRIRKETIAAEDILHDMGVFSIISSDSQAMGRVGEVISRTWQTADKMKKQRGVMPKDDGNDNERVKRYIAKYTINPAIAHGISDEVGSIEVGKLADFVLWKPGFFGVKPEQIVKGGMIAWSVMGDPNASIPTPQPALYRPMFGQFGKAKSKTSITFLSQAAIEKGVHEQLGLQKIIKPVKNIRKLRKKDMKYNGETPDIQVDPETYEVVVNGELITCEPATSVPLAQRYFLF; from the coding sequence ATGAGTTTTGAACTTTCAAGAAAAGCTTATTCGGATATGTTTGGTCCGACAGTTGGTGATCAAGTTCGATTAGCAGATACAGAGTTATTTATTGAAGTAGAACGAGATGAAACAACCTATGGTGATGAAGTGAAGTTCGGTGGGGGAAAGGTGATTCGAGATGGTATGGGGCAGCATCCGCTCGCTACAAGAGCTGAGTCTGTCGATCTAGTCGTAACCAATGCTCTCATTGTTGATTATACCGGCATTTATAAAGCTGACATCGGAGTGAAGGATGGTCGTATCATTTCGATTGGTAAGGCTGGTAATCCTTATTTAATGGATAATATTGATATTGTGATTGGTGCTTCTACAGAAGTGATTGCTGCTGAGGGAATGATTGTTACGGCGGGTGGAATCGATTCTCACATTCATTTTATTTGTCCTCAATTAATCGAGACAGCGATCGAGTCTGGTATTACGACGATGCTGGGAGGAGGAACGGGGCCAGCGACAGGAACGAATGCAACTACATGTACACCTGGTGAATGGAATATTCATCGTATGCTTGAGGCGGCAGAAGCGTTTCCTGTGAATCTTGGCTTTCTCGGCAAAGGCAATGCTTCAGGGCAAGAGGGGTTAAAGGAACAGATTGAGGCAGGCGCTATTGGTTTGAAGCTTCATGAGGATTGGGGGACAACAGCTGCTTCTATCGATACGGCATTAACGGTAGCTGATCAGTACGATGTTCAAGTCGCGATCCATACGGACACCTTAAACGAAGGTGGATTTGTAGAAGATACGCTGAATGCCATTGATGGTAGGGTTATCCATACGTATCATACAGAAGGAGCAGGTGGAGGGCATGCGCCGGATATTATAAAGGCTGCTTCATATGAACATATCCTCCCGTCCTCTACGAACCCAACTCGACCTTTTACAACCAATACAATTGCAGAGCATCTGGATATGCTGATGGTTTGCCATCATCTTGACTCTTCTGTACCAGAGGATGTTGCTTTTGCGGACTCGAGAATTAGGAAAGAAACCATCGCAGCAGAAGATATTCTGCATGATATGGGAGTCTTTAGCATCATTAGCTCAGACTCGCAAGCGATGGGGAGAGTTGGAGAAGTGATATCTAGAACGTGGCAGACGGCAGATAAAATGAAAAAGCAGCGCGGGGTCATGCCGAAAGATGATGGCAATGATAACGAACGTGTGAAACGTTATATAGCGAAATATACAATTAATCCAGCGATTGCGCATGGAATTTCAGACGAAGTTGGGTCCATTGAAGTGGGGAAGCTAGCAGATTTCGTTCTATGGAAGCCGGGCTTTTTCGGCGTAAAGCCGGAGCAAATCGTTAAAGGCGGAATGATCGCGTGGAGCGTGATGGGAGACCCAAATGCTTCGATCCCTACGCCGCAGCCAGCTCTTTATCGACCGATGTTTGGACAATTTGGAAAAGCGAAATCGAAAACATCGATTACCTTTTTATCACAAGCTGCCATTGAAAAAGGGGTTCATGAACAGCTTGGACTACAAAAAATCATTAAACCGGTGAAAAACATTCGAAAGCTTCGAAAAAAAGATATGAAATACAATGGCGAAACACCGGATATTCAAGTTGATCCAGAGACATATGAAGTGGTAGTAAATGGTGAACTGATCACCTGTGAACCTGCGACAAGTGTACCACTTGCCCAACGATACTTTTTATTTTGA